The Clarias gariepinus isolate MV-2021 ecotype Netherlands chromosome 7, CGAR_prim_01v2, whole genome shotgun sequence genome includes a window with the following:
- the LOC128527563 gene encoding uncharacterized protein LOC128527563: MSVGSLPLCAGEETLELHSVDLEMEAVEKLIRDLQVKLARLQQRKATLESSRTDAHLSQVNSRHENSPTTSTPRASLPRSNAPRTQPAQLSFTPAPGYHEAWKLQQRKTRAKPRARTSPPPPPPVFEISTRNRFAPLRETAHDALVIGDSIVRHVRATTAKGKAYTRCLPGARVLDVAAQVPAALRKNIRAVVLHAGTNDIRLRQTEILKKDFRSLVEKVRSTSPTTKIVVSGPLPTFQRGIERLYRTDGLHPSRAGAAVLSDNISRTLRTI, encoded by the exons atgtcggttgggtctctgcccctgtgtgcaggtgaggagacattggagctgcactcggtggacttggagatggaggccgtggagaagctgatccgcgacctacaggtgaagctggcccggctacagcagcggaaagccacgctggaatcgtcgcggaccgacgctcacctgtcccaggtaaattctcggcatgagaattctccgacaacctctactccgcgtgcttctctgcccaggtccaacgcaccgagaacgcagcctgcccagctttccttcaccccggcgccgggataccacgaggcctggaaacttcagcagcggaagacgcgcgccaagccccgggcgaggacctctcctcctccgccaccacccgtcttcgagatctcaacccgaaaccgcttcgctcctctccgtgagacggcacacgacgcactggtcatcggagactccattgtccggcacgtgcgtgctaccacagctaaaggtaaggcgtacacgcgctgtttacctggtgcacgtgttcttgatgttgctgcacaggtgcctgcggccctgaggaagaacattcgagctgtggttctccatgctggcaccaacgacatcaggctgaggcagacggagatcctaaagaaggacttcaggagcctggttgagaaggtccgcagcacatcacccacgacaaagatcgtcgtatctggaccgcttccgacatttcagagaggaatcgagag gctctaccgcacagatggcctgcaccctagcagagctggagcagcggtcctctctgacaacatctccaggacattacgaaccatctga